AAGCATAATATTAGGGACTAATAAGATCATCCTCTAtcactttttccattttactgtcattttggttttatacaaactgtgcaaaaaaattAGAATCAAATATATGCTCATAAGATTAACCCTACATCTAACTCTAGCACAACACGACCacttttaaagcattattataaGCTGTAGTTTATTATGGAACTGTACGGATGTGACTGTACATTTATTTGCACCACTACAGCATAATATTAGAGGCTCCTTCTGTGTCACCTTTACATTAAATGATCAATTCTGCTTTTTGGTAATTACATCTAATCCTGTGATCCTCCCTGGAGAGCAGCTCTGTGTCGGTAATCtagttttaggatttttttcacttttgggCTGGCAGACTTTCATGTGCATTAATTTGTTTAATCAAATCAAGTGATGTCTAAGCAGAGAAACAACTCTACAGAGGTGGATACCAGGGGCCTGCAGGAGCCTGTTTTTCAGGATTAATCTGTGAAGTTTGACTCACTTAAGTTGCTTACTTCTTGAGTTGCATTTAACAGCAATCATCGAGTTTAACTCTCAGACAAATATGGTGGGTTAGGGTGTAGGAAGTCTCTCTGAAATGCAGGGGAGCAAAAGTCACACAGCATGACAAGGAAGTGaagtaaaaccataaaaatatcactgtgtttttatatttagcaCCTTCCAGTCCATGCATTAGGCTGAAACAGAGTTACCATGTGAAACGATTGTTTTGGAAAGACGTGGCGGTTACATAGTAAGCTGTTTTTCTAAGATTTCTGCTCTGCACCATCTGCTGAGTCACAGAAACCTAATTACTAATGTTCTCCATGGCCACTTATCCAGACTTGCGTACGTCGGGTTATATAAGCCCCGGCTGAGAAGGAAACTAACCTCTTCCactgtcactctggtcaaaaaCACCACGGAGATACATTTTCCAGGACTTTTGCTTCGGCTTTTCACATGGAGCTCGGCGTGCATAAATATTACCACAGCGACCGAATGGTAAAAAACCTGAGGGCAATAATAATATGATGCAACCAGGCCCAGTGTGGGCTCGAGGACCATATCCTGTTGTGGTGGATTCTGGGAGAGGCCTGGTGCTGCCAGTCTGGAGCGGACTCACCCCTCTGAATCACTGTTTACTCAGACAGGAAGGCCGCCTGCCCGCTCGCTACAACAtcatctgctgctctctgactcGCCTGTGGCTTCGGTGAAaaaaggggggaggaggaggttgTGTTTTCCCTGACGGCCAAGTTTCTAAAAGCAGACACGAGTTAAAACCAAATGCTTGGAGGCAGCAGGGCCCGGCCTCGGAAACCGCCGCTGTCTACCTCCGAAGCCTCCCACGCCTCCTCCCTCTGGAAGAACAGAGCCTCATTCAAACCAAGCATGAAGTAATTAAGAGCAGATCCTGCTGGAGGCTCAGCTGGTCAAATATTACTATTCCAGAGcagggaaaacaaaaacagaagcatgTGGAGGGTTGGAATTAAAGCGAATGTGTGAcgattaataaataaaaacaggaaaaagcttGCAGATTTTGACCTGTTTTATGAACGTCTGGGTTCACGTCTTATTGGCCAAACTGTTGGCTTTGGaatgattatttatttagttgCATTGTGGGTTATTTCTACCCCATAGCTGAAGATTTAAGGTCCATTCAAAGCCTGTCTGGGACCCAAAACTCAACTTTATTTGAATCATAATCAAAAAGGATTTATTGCCAAGTCACATAGGAGGAATTCGACTTTATGTCTTAATGCATAGCATTTAGTAAcgtataaataaatataaagtgcTTTTCAGTGTGGAGGAATGTGCAAATTAGTCACAAGAACTTGAATTTGCTCTCATCTTTtgttcttaaccctcctgttgtcttgcGGGTCCAAATTGAcgcgttttaaagtttgaaaatgtgggaaaaaaatatattttcacagtgaaacttctgatgtccacattttcaacatttcagggaaatctttgaacattttgtgctgggaataaaagaaatgttaaaaatgtttctttaagaacattcacaaaaaaatcaaccaaaatccagcgaatttcgctggattttggttgattttttgtgaatgttcttaaagaaaatattagaagttttactgatatatatggaatcactttagataattttaggatttattttgggaagatttttactcatttttaaagatatgtacaagaattttcttgccatgtTTGGGTTTTCTTAAGGGAAAttttcaaggaattattggaattttattcctgaaggttttgcaaattctcagaaatttaggggattttttttgctgaatttttggaagcaatatttttcggtgcctgtaaatgaggacaacaggagggttaaatccaaaaataaagcagttgaatgaaaatctgcacttttaGTTTATGTTTCTGTTGAATAAAATACTTAGACAAAGCCCAAGTTAATCAACAAAATACCTGATTGATTCATTACACTTGcaattcttttcttctttttctttgtttttggagACCATTTTCCTCTCGTTCTTTGATTTATCGCTTTTCCAAACATAACTaacctctctccctctgtggtCTTCGCATCACACTGACCCAGTTTcagaaaaatgaagacaaacaacAGCAGTTGGCGTTGCATAAGGCATTCATATATCCAGCCACCGTGTTTAGGTACACACAGAAGATATGTCAAAGAAAAAGCCAAGGTCGGGGTACTGAAAGTTAAATGAGAAGTGTGGTTTCCACTGCTCTGCCTCACTTTCATCGGTGTTCCTGTTGCCCCTCTCCCTGGTTCTGGACCCCTCCGTGGCCACACTGTGGTGCAGTTTCTGCTCCAAGAATGACTGGGCGGGGGTGGACCGAGCCCTGTTGGTTTTGACTGAGTTTCCTGCTGTAGTAGTGAGTATAAAATTAGTTTTATGTGAAATGGAAGGGGGTGGGACGGACACATGGTGGCGTTGGGACACAGAGGAATGTAACCTACTTTTTCTGTCaacaaactgctgtttgcaCGGCTGGTATGTGACAATAATGTATAAAATTAGCGAACAGAGGCGATGTTTTGGTGAAAACATCGGCCTGGTGTTTACCAGTTCGGCGGCAATTTAGGGTTTATGTGGGGGCCGACTTGGACACCAACGAGGATAAGAGTCAGTAAACAAAGATCAGTTGTTCTTCAGCTGACTGTCAGTTACATTCACCTGGATTCCAATGGGATAAAGGAACAATAAACCAGCTTGTTGTTTACATCCTGAATGGAAGACAGAGACTGTACAGGTAGAGCTCAGGTGTGAGAGGTGAACTCtctaatcatccatccatccattctctatgcaccgctttatcctcactagggtcatggggggtgctggagtctatcccagctgactagggtgaaggcaggggacaccctggacaggtcaccagtctgtcacagggctactcTCCAATCAGATCATCCTTTTGGCTGCTCATCAGTAGCATCAGTGGGTGAAgaagcagaacatctggaccGCCAGTCTCCAGGTCTGAATTAGTCTCTGCCGACACCTGGTGGACTCAGATGCTTAATGCAGCTCATATCCAGCAgtcatcatctatacactgctgAATCctcatgggggtgctggagtctatcccagctaacaGGTACCAGTCTGTCACATATAGAGACACTCACATTCagacctacggacaatttagcaTCACCAAttattaacctcagcatgtttttagactgtgggaggaagctggaaaaaacccactcatgcacagagagaacatggaaagtccatgcagaaagatcccaggctgggacacaaaccggggatcttctagttgcAAGACGACAGCGTTAACCACCGATTAACCACCGTTCTGCTCCTGCAGTCATGTGGAACTGAAATAAGTGATGTGACTAATACAAACTGGTTTCATCTCATTCTTGACCCCTCCCGTAAAAGATatagtttttcattttattaacatgtccatatggtgtttttaatgTGCTTGAAGACTGATTATAAGTGGAATAAACAGTGAAGCTTTTCCACCTTGTAGCTGCAGCGTGTTAACGACAGTCTAAAAACACGGTTTcaggatttttggagttttatATTTAACAAAACCAATAAACCAATCATGTCGACTTGCAGGGTGGAGCTCTaagtgtcatttttcttcttcagaatcaatTCCTGGTTTGACCACATAAGGCTAAATTAGTCAAAtactgcagtttttaactgCAATAATAAGGGCCTTCTGCTTGATCATCTCCGATTTCTTGGATCAAAGCTTTCTCTCTTATAAACTATCGATATTTCAAATGGTATATATGAAATGTTAGTTTGATTTATCAAGTACTTtccaacagaaataaaaaataaaagtattgcCTGTTGATCCTCTTTCACATGCACATTTTTtaatgcacattaaaatatgagACTATGTTTGAACGACAATATTAGGAATTATTACACATAAAAGCCTCAAATGTTCACGGCTATTTCTCAACATggcattgattcagaatctgctaACAGCCTACATTGAATACTCTGTCTCttagtgagaaaatgtgttgaaacTGAAACGTTCTGAATTATATTTTAAACTGTTATCTGAAACGTTCTGAATTatattttaaactgttattttacaggcaTAAAATCCACtaaaatcaaaggaaaatgaGCATTAAGCGTAAGAAAAATCACTATTTTATAGATGTCTGCCGTGATTTGAAAGGAAAATGTGGAgattaaggactgaaaaatggtgaattatttgaaaaattaaactattattttaaaaacagattatatttagaaaacaaacaggaaaaaactcattaatttaaaagttaagtcaaaaataaactgcaaaatgtgAACATAAGCTACGGTATCGTGAATTTACAGGTATTTACTGGTGTTTGAAAGATtctgtgtattattattattataaagtgaagcatggcggtggcagcatcatgacgtgaagcacaaTGATCAGTGGATTAAATCATGTCTGGTTATGGGTGAGttgagataaaataaaaacaatttaaatctATCATGTAAAGTCCTAGCTTTGAGTGCATCacaacaggaaaaagaaaagataaagcAGAAGTCAAAGGTTATAATAACTCACAACGTCAGCGATAGTGAGAGTTTTTATGGCTTTAATCATTGACCAGAAAGGAACTTTATACGTGTATAAACAGGTCCTGATAAAAATGTTGCActcaagaaataaagaaataaaatgcaggtCAAGCTGCCGCATATcactttgtgttgcttttattaTTAACTGTACAAACAGTGGAGTTCCAGGCATCACTAGTGCATAGAAGCCTCTTGAAAGGTCCGTTAAACTAATGTACAGATGCTGTGTATGGAGCAAAGTTTGGTACATTTTATCATCCATTATCATATTTTAtccacacatatatatattatcTGCAGCCCAGAAATACAGTCAGACAAACTCAGTGCAGAACTATTTGATTTTAAACAACATACCAGCTCCAGAACATTCGACACCAACAGGGCCTGAAGCCCACAACAACATATATTAACACTGAGTCTTTAGCAGAAGACAGCAAATGCACTGATTCTCCCCGGAGACCAAAAGCTGTTTGTTCTGTTCGCAGGGAAACGGAAGGTTGATAGTGGGAAGTACCAGCATTTGATGATTCAGTCCATGTCTTTGGTTTGTGGTCATCTTGGCAACGTCAGAGAGGATCGAAGCAGAGGTTTTACAAGTTTTAGAACATTTACAGAGAATCACATGCACAGTCTCCAGGGTCAACCATTTTCCAAAGCACGATGCTGTTGATTGAAATGCACCGTTTTCACATAGATTAATCTTCTAATTAACTATAAAAAGACTGTTTCATgctttcaaaattaaaaaccGTCCTGGTTCAAGGTTGTTTCTTGATGCAGTTTAAGTGCAAAGACACGTGAGAGCTCTGAAAGAGGAACAACAGGAGTCAGACCATCAGATAACGGCTTGGAGCACCGAACTCAAGAGGCTTCAGGTCATTTCTGTGCTCgaaacaaagacaaactgaatatccttttttgttttttagttttttacaacACATTTGGCTGCAGAAACTGTCCTCCAAAACCTTTATAAGCGGCAATAGACAGGTCTTTGCTTTAAGTTATCTTTTTGAAGTAAATGCTAATAGCATGAATGTAATGATTTTAGAATAATCAGCATTTTAGAGGCTCCTTTTTAGCCTTGTTCAGTCAAGTTCAGTACCTAACAGGTGCTTCACTTGAACTCAAATAGATTTTTAGCACCAGAATTCCAGTTTTAACTGATTAAAATCACATCTATATTGCCTAAACTGTGCCATCATGCAGCATTTCTAAGCAACCATGCAGTAGACGTAACAATAATTTAAGTTAAAAGATAATTAAAGTACTTGTTAATACTCAGGACTACATGTATCAAGCATGGTTCAAGTAGATCCAACTATAACAACAAAATGATTGGAAACAGAAGTCGCCCTGTTAGTTAATATTGTTTGGAATCTTGCATCTAATTTCCCCTCCAGCTGAATGTCTGATTCTCTGCTGTGTTTAGTCGAAAACATCTTAAAATGTCAACACTTTGGAAAATGGTCAGCAGTACTGTGACGTATATCTGACGTTACCGACGCcctaaaacatacaaaaccaGCCGAGCGGTCCTGGAATACAGCAGACATGCTTGGGGATTCTACGTTCTTTTGGCGGGTTTGGCGGTGAgctgcctctccctctcctgctccttcTCACGCTGCTGCTCCTTCTCCAGCGCCTccttctgcttctgctgctgcagcttcaaagctcttttctgtggaaaaagaaGAGCCAGGGTTTAATCGGCGTGTGcactgtttcattagttttcatgTAATAATTTGCCTTTATCTTGGAGCACAGCGCCGACGGACACCTTTAGTTTGGTCGTCTTTTCATGGAGCATAATCATCTCTTTCCTTATGTTCACCAGCTTATTGTGGTAAACCTTCGCCTCTGTAAACTGAAGACAATGAACCGGATTAGAAATCATTCCTGCTGAGGGCAGCGAGTACAAACACGAGTACCAATGAGATTAGAATTAAGCCCAAACATACCAGGGAGTTGAGGTCCACTAAGGTGTTACATTCTCTGAACTTGGTGACTTCTTGGTCCAGTGTGTCTAACAAGATCAGCTGATTTTGTCTGGtggagacaaaaataaaaagcaggaaataaatgtcagcatttttctaccaaaaatacTACTTGTATTTATGGACAACTACTGAGTATTCAATATCAAAACTGCACGTAGATAAATGAGGCAGAAAACCACATGCAGCATTTCTAGTTGTTTTACTCGATCTGTGGAAGAGAATTCCAGTAAGTGAACATTTTTATAACCACATAGAGCATTCTGTACTGCagctgtgtgttagtgtgtttgtttgtgtatcaTTGCTGTGCAGGCAGTTTATGGAAGatcttttgcatgtttttatttaattcacacacacattagctgcgtttccattacctTTAGATATGCGCAATAAAAagctgtaatggaaacccagctagtATTAGGACTGATCCAATGTGACTGTTAAATGTCTGTGCACCTCATCTAGTTTACTACAACTGTCTTCTTACTACCTCCCAAAACCACTTTAACCCTGTGaaacccactgttgcagaaatacaatatcagttttatttccttttttgaatattttatatattattgcTTTCATCTTAAATCGTAACATTTTACTTCTactcaaccatctctgatttgcaaCGAGTAGCTACATAtggttcagaaaacatcacGAATGCCTTctgcattatttattttgtttgggTAATGTGTGCTCTAAAACTGGACTTCAGCATTTCAGCTTACCAATATCCAGAGAATATATGATCTACTTGTCCAGGCTTTTATTacaattcattttttatttatacatttttaacattttatttttcaatcgTTCCTGGCGTATTGTCATTCAGTCACAGCTTCAGAAAGTGTGTTGAAGGgcagtttttgaaaaacaataCCTTGGAAAGTATTTGAAATATGCcgctaaaatttcacaaatgctGTCTTAGGTATCCATAATTTAGGATCAAAAAGCATGAAGCAACTCAGAGAAGGTCGAGCAGAAGGCCCCTGATGGTTTTGGGTGGAGcaaccttttgtttttctttattcgaATTTTAAACATCAACTCACAATCTACAAGCACCTTTGCACAGTTTCAGAAGCCAGCTAGGTCAGATTCTTAAAGCACCCGAGTTGTTTTTGATCAAGTGTTTTACGATTGTTTTTCTGTACTTGAATTCAATCTTTGATCGGACACAAGGAAACGCTTAATCACCGATGATCCTCCCCCACATCCCTGAACTTATCTGTAAACCTCTCAACTGCAAGAACAAACTCACCAATGATTACAATCTGAGTTGTACTAAAACCAGAAGGACATAAACCCTGCCGTCCCATTTAATTATCTCTTTCTGATCTAGCCAACTGCCATTCCACATTTACAGCTACCTCCCCTGAAACAGACTGGATGAGAGATTATTTAGTTATCATTAGCGGTGAAA
This genomic interval from Acanthochromis polyacanthus isolate Apoly-LR-REF ecotype Palm Island chromosome 2, KAUST_Apoly_ChrSc, whole genome shotgun sequence contains the following:
- the bloc1s6 gene encoding biogenesis of lysosome-related organelles complex 1 subunit 6; the encoded protein is MEVEGIEEEGPSSQSELPQSEDLQSEQQESQQPESQTPVENVYVDKKAVDKLTEGLLSHYLPDLQNSKRALQELTQNQLILLDTLDQEVTKFRECNTLVDLNSLFTEAKVYHNKLVNIRKEMIMLHEKTTKLKKRALKLQQQKQKEALEKEQQREKEQERERQLTAKPAKRT